One part of the Mariniflexile litorale genome encodes these proteins:
- the pgmB gene encoding beta-phosphoglucomutase — MSTIGVIFDLDGVIVDTAKYHYLAWKNLADNLNFEFTEAHNELLKGVSRVRSLEILLNIGKVQLSEPKKQEILLSKNEEYLSYIKKMNADEILPGAEKLLNSLDRLGVKYVLGSASKNAELILNQVGLYHRFYGIVDGNSVSKAKPDPEVFLIGAKKLNMSPKNCIVFEDAIAGVEAAHAAHMTSVGIGDKEILKEANFNFNSLTEIPEDFFRKFII; from the coding sequence ATGAGTACAATAGGAGTTATATTCGATTTAGACGGTGTTATTGTAGATACCGCAAAATACCATTATTTGGCTTGGAAAAACCTTGCAGACAATTTGAACTTTGAGTTTACCGAAGCACATAACGAGTTGTTAAAAGGTGTGAGTCGTGTGAGGTCTTTAGAAATTTTGTTAAACATTGGAAAAGTTCAATTATCCGAACCAAAAAAGCAAGAGATATTACTGAGTAAAAACGAAGAGTATCTTAGTTATATAAAAAAAATGAATGCCGATGAAATCCTTCCTGGTGCAGAAAAATTATTAAATAGTCTAGATCGGTTAGGTGTAAAATATGTATTGGGTTCGGCAAGTAAAAATGCCGAATTGATTTTAAACCAAGTGGGCTTATACCATCGTTTTTATGGCATTGTAGATGGTAACTCGGTTTCAAAAGCAAAGCCAGATCCCGAAGTGTTTTTAATAGGTGCAAAAAAACTAAATATGTCTCCCAAAAACTGTATTGTTTTTGAAGACGCCATTGCAGGTGTTGAGGCAGCCCATGCAGCCCATATGACTTCGGTCGGAATTGGAGACAAAGAAATCTTAAAAGAGGCCAACTTCAACTTTAATAGTTTAACAGAAATACCTGAAGATTTCTTCAGAAAATTTATCATCTAA
- a CDS encoding MFS transporter codes for MEKRKLSFWEIWNMSFGFLGIQMGFALQNANASRILQIFGADVHELSWFWIIAPLMGLIVQPIIGYYSDKTWGRFGRRKPYFLVGAILASIGLVLMPQANMFIAFLPALWVGAGMLMIMDASFNIAMEPFRALVGDNLRTDQRTLGFSVQTALIGFGAVLGSWLPYALHNWFDVSNETSLGTVPTNLILSFIIGAVILIVSILITMLGTKEYSPTELASFEEDQVHAETSETDVQEKSSLLDIFEDFKKMPTTMRQLSWVQFFSWFGLFGMWVFATPAIAQHIYGLPYTDNGSEMYQDAGDWIGILFGVYNLVSAFYAFALPYIAKKIGRKRTHATSLFIGGLGLLSIYIMPDKYWLIVSMVGVGMAWASILAMPYAILAGSITPKKMGVYMGIFNFFIVIPQIINALIGGPLVKYAYGNQAIFALLTSGVSFLIAAMLVSKVKDIDDVVKS; via the coding sequence ATGGAAAAGCGTAAGTTAAGTTTCTGGGAAATATGGAACATGAGTTTCGGTTTCTTAGGAATTCAAATGGGTTTCGCCCTACAAAATGCCAACGCAAGTAGAATCCTTCAAATTTTTGGCGCCGATGTTCACGAACTATCATGGTTTTGGATAATTGCCCCCCTTATGGGCTTAATTGTTCAGCCTATAATAGGCTATTACAGCGATAAAACTTGGGGACGCTTTGGCCGAAGAAAACCGTACTTTTTAGTAGGTGCCATTTTAGCATCCATAGGTTTGGTTTTAATGCCACAAGCCAATATGTTTATTGCCTTTTTACCCGCACTTTGGGTAGGTGCAGGAATGCTCATGATTATGGATGCCTCCTTCAATATTGCCATGGAACCTTTCCGTGCTTTAGTAGGCGATAATCTTAGAACAGACCAACGTACTTTAGGATTTAGCGTACAGACTGCGTTAATAGGTTTTGGTGCAGTTCTTGGTTCGTGGTTACCTTATGCTTTACATAATTGGTTTGATGTTTCTAATGAAACCTCGTTGGGTACGGTGCCTACTAATTTGATTCTTTCTTTTATTATTGGCGCGGTTATTTTGATTGTTTCAATTTTGATAACCATGTTGGGTACCAAAGAATATTCACCTACCGAATTAGCAAGCTTTGAAGAAGATCAGGTACATGCTGAAACATCTGAAACTGATGTGCAAGAAAAATCGAGTTTATTAGATATTTTTGAAGACTTCAAAAAAATGCCAACAACCATGCGTCAACTAAGTTGGGTGCAATTCTTTTCTTGGTTTGGACTTTTTGGGATGTGGGTATTTGCTACGCCCGCCATTGCACAACATATTTACGGTTTACCATACACTGATAACGGTAGTGAAATGTATCAAGATGCAGGCGACTGGATAGGTATTTTGTTTGGGGTTTACAATTTAGTGTCTGCTTTTTATGCGTTTGCATTACCATATATCGCTAAAAAAATAGGAAGAAAACGTACCCATGCAACATCTTTGTTTATTGGAGGTTTAGGTTTGCTTTCTATATACATTATGCCAGATAAATACTGGCTTATAGTTTCTATGGTAGGTGTTGGTATGGCTTGGGCCAGTATTCTAGCCATGCCTTATGCTATTTTAGCGGGGTCTATCACTCCTAAAAAAATGGGTGTGTACATGGGTATTTTTAACTTCTTCATAGTCATCCCTCAAATAATCAATGCGTTAATAGGAGGTCCGCTTGTGAAATACGCCTATGGCAATCAAGCCATTTTCGCACTACTCACTAGTGGTGTTAGTTTTTTAATCGCTGCGATGTTGGTGTCTAAAGTAAAAGATATTGACGATGTAGTAAAATCATAA
- a CDS encoding LacI family DNA-binding transcriptional regulator, translating to MKRKITLKQIARELDVSISTVSKALSGSKEISEDTTQKIQAFAKLYNYRPNNIALSLKNRKTKTIGIIIPEIVHHFFSTVIRGIELVANKRGYNVIVGLSNESFTKEIINMEMLANGSIDGFILSISKETLLKQDYHHFNATINQGMPIVLFDRVVNEVDCDKVIVDDFKGSLKAVNKLLSTGCKNIALITTMDYVSVGRLRTQGYLEALEDGKINADANLILKIDDSLDVEGHLDVLENEIEKFFKSNKKIDGVFAVNELYAVTAMKVARKLGFSIPDDIQVIGFTDGVLSKHATPSLTTVSQHGQKMGEKAADLLIERLELEDEESVEYIGENERNEHFKTVIIETELIERDSTK from the coding sequence ATGAAACGAAAAATAACCTTAAAACAAATTGCGAGGGAGTTAGATGTATCTATTTCAACGGTTTCTAAAGCTTTAAGTGGAAGTAAAGAGATTAGCGAAGATACTACTCAAAAAATTCAGGCATTTGCAAAACTTTATAATTATAGACCCAATAATATTGCTTTAAGCTTAAAAAACAGAAAAACAAAAACCATTGGAATTATTATTCCAGAAATAGTACACCATTTTTTTTCAACAGTTATTAGAGGTATAGAATTGGTTGCTAATAAACGTGGCTATAATGTGATTGTCGGGCTATCAAACGAATCGTTCACCAAAGAAATTATCAACATGGAAATGCTGGCAAATGGTAGTATTGATGGGTTTATTTTATCTATTTCCAAAGAAACATTACTCAAGCAAGATTACCATCATTTTAACGCCACTATTAATCAAGGGATGCCCATTGTTTTGTTTGACAGAGTGGTGAATGAAGTAGATTGTGATAAAGTTATTGTTGACGATTTTAAAGGCTCTTTAAAAGCAGTAAACAAACTCCTATCTACAGGTTGTAAAAATATTGCACTTATTACTACTATGGATTATGTGAGTGTTGGAAGACTTAGAACACAAGGCTATTTAGAAGCTTTAGAAGATGGTAAAATAAATGCAGATGCCAATTTAATTTTAAAAATTGATGATAGTTTAGATGTTGAAGGACATTTGGATGTATTAGAAAACGAAATCGAAAAGTTCTTTAAAAGCAACAAAAAAATAGATGGTGTTTTTGCCGTTAATGAGTTGTATGCGGTAACAGCGATGAAAGTAGCCCGTAAACTCGGTTTTAGCATTCCAGATGATATTCAAGTTATTGGATTTACAGATGGTGTACTATCAAAACACGCGACCCCAAGCTTAACAACCGTAAGCCAACATGGTCAAAAAATGGGTGAAAAAGCAGCCGATTTATTGATTGAGAGATTAGAACTAGAAGATGAAGAAAGTGTTGAATACATTGGGGAAAATGAGCGTAATGAGCATTTTAAAACGGTTATTATTGAAACAGAACTAATTGAAAGAGACTCTACTAAATAA
- a CDS encoding TonB-dependent receptor: MKKTINSLLCFLFFAPAFMYGQNTITGTVTEQSTLIPLAGVNVVIKNTMTGAATDFDGNYQIEVKKGDVIVFSYVGYQSKEITYNGKAIINVQMVDDAAQLDQVVIIGYGVQKKSKVLGSAVRVNGDDLRDNPVSSIDAALQGKASGVQVIQGSGLAGSSNVVRIRGISSISAGGDPLYVVDGIPITQDYFLQGDSNGQNNNPLASLNQNDIESIEVLKDAAAAGIYGSRGANGVILIKTKRGKEGLKFSYTGSVTVSKPTFTPKILDNKQLLQVYQEAWENDGNIGLVPLPRNISWEDALNTNTDWIDLVTKTGISNKHSFSVNYGTEKLKTYFNISYDDTESFIKNDEYKRLSGRFNLDYQLLKNLKIGLNTSLTKGSYDKVNINDTWRNAQSFSLPFYSPYLASGDIDNSFANPLVELQYRDRRSEEMRSINSIAIDYQPIENLYLRGTGSLDYMDFRDYYWQSLEVGRISGTPEAEQNTFASETPFFVTNYNTNFTASYLLDVNDKNSFNFLLGTEYQRSEKLLYKFGNAEGYINSPVPLYQSDAPDYTRESTGKSAFSFASYFGRISYSFNDALDLMALARVDGSSRFGENNRYGFFPTASAAYNFSKHGFIANSNTVSLLKVKTSYGITGNSEIGNDSRFGAYSIPNSGTDYLGNPYKSIIRLDNPDLKWETAQTVDFGIELNLFKNRIETELSGYYKKSKDVLLDLFQIPSSGFGESLWLNAAEIENKGLEFTWTSKNIVGDDFSWTTTFNIAHNANKLISLGGVSPDLLEGGFNDTRVIEGQPIGTNYLVRFARVDPTDGLPIFLDKAGNETKTFDLANRVSAGSVIPDATGGFGNKFKFKNWGLDTDFVFTIGGNIYDSFAKRALGTFIDGDNSSNVRTDIYDRWRNPGDVTEQPRLFYDNNEVSGLSGVWQYNHTGYLYDASYLRLRNVTLNYTLPAEFLKGTGISSLKFALTGSNLFTWTKFPGGDPEIARDFQFQRDRNLSPNVSYLSIPQAKSFTFNINATF, encoded by the coding sequence ATGAAAAAAACTATTAATAGTTTGCTGTGTTTCCTGTTTTTCGCCCCTGCTTTTATGTATGGACAAAACACCATAACAGGAACAGTAACAGAACAATCAACTTTAATTCCGCTCGCAGGAGTTAATGTTGTTATTAAAAATACGATGACAGGAGCGGCTACAGATTTTGATGGAAACTATCAAATTGAAGTAAAAAAAGGAGATGTTATAGTTTTCTCTTATGTTGGCTATCAATCTAAAGAAATAACGTATAACGGTAAGGCTATCATAAACGTGCAGATGGTCGATGACGCTGCTCAACTGGATCAGGTAGTCATTATTGGTTACGGTGTTCAGAAAAAAAGTAAAGTTCTTGGAAGTGCTGTAAGAGTAAATGGGGATGACTTAAGAGATAACCCTGTTTCTTCTATTGATGCAGCGTTGCAAGGAAAAGCATCTGGGGTACAGGTAATTCAAGGTTCTGGATTAGCGGGTTCCTCTAATGTGGTGAGAATTAGAGGAATTTCTTCAATCTCTGCAGGTGGTGATCCCTTATATGTTGTAGACGGGATACCTATTACACAAGATTATTTTTTGCAAGGAGATTCTAACGGACAAAACAATAACCCATTAGCGTCTTTAAACCAAAATGATATTGAAAGCATCGAGGTTTTAAAAGATGCAGCAGCAGCCGGAATCTATGGATCTCGTGGAGCAAATGGGGTTATTTTAATAAAAACAAAAAGAGGTAAAGAAGGTTTGAAATTCTCATATACTGGAAGTGTTACAGTTTCTAAACCTACCTTCACACCTAAAATATTAGATAATAAGCAATTACTTCAAGTATATCAAGAAGCATGGGAAAATGACGGCAATATTGGATTAGTACCATTACCAAGAAATATTTCATGGGAAGATGCATTAAATACAAATACAGACTGGATTGATTTAGTAACTAAAACAGGGATATCTAACAAACATAGTTTTTCTGTAAATTATGGAACTGAAAAACTAAAAACGTATTTTAACATATCCTATGATGATACAGAATCTTTTATTAAAAATGATGAATATAAGAGATTAAGTGGACGCTTTAATTTAGATTATCAACTACTTAAAAATCTAAAAATCGGCCTTAATACATCGTTAACTAAAGGTAGTTACGATAAGGTTAATATTAACGATACTTGGAGAAACGCACAAAGTTTTTCTTTGCCATTTTACTCACCTTATTTAGCCAGTGGAGATATTGATAATTCATTTGCAAACCCATTAGTAGAATTACAATATAGAGATAGAAGATCGGAAGAAATGAGATCCATAAATTCTATTGCTATAGATTATCAGCCTATTGAAAACTTATACCTTAGAGGAACAGGATCTTTAGACTATATGGATTTTAGAGATTATTATTGGCAATCTTTAGAGGTTGGAAGAATTAGTGGTACACCAGAAGCAGAACAAAATACCTTTGCATCTGAAACTCCATTCTTTGTTACAAATTATAATACCAATTTTACAGCTTCATATCTTTTGGATGTTAACGACAAAAACTCTTTTAACTTCTTACTTGGTACGGAGTATCAACGTAGTGAAAAGTTGCTTTATAAATTTGGGAATGCTGAAGGTTACATAAACAGTCCTGTGCCACTTTACCAATCGGATGCGCCAGATTACACCAGAGAAAGTACTGGTAAATCAGCCTTTTCTTTTGCCTCTTATTTTGGTAGAATTAGTTATTCTTTTAATGACGCATTGGATTTAATGGCACTGGCTCGGGTAGATGGTTCCTCCCGTTTTGGAGAAAATAACCGCTATGGATTTTTCCCAACAGCCTCTGCGGCTTATAATTTTTCTAAACATGGTTTTATAGCGAATAGCAACACGGTTAGTTTATTAAAAGTTAAAACATCTTATGGTATAACAGGTAATTCTGAAATTGGAAATGACTCCAGATTCGGAGCTTATAGTATTCCAAATTCTGGCACTGATTATTTAGGAAATCCATATAAATCTATTATTAGATTGGATAACCCAGACTTAAAATGGGAAACAGCTCAAACCGTAGATTTTGGGATTGAATTAAATCTTTTCAAAAACCGTATAGAAACAGAATTATCTGGATATTATAAAAAATCTAAAGATGTATTGTTGGATTTATTTCAAATTCCATCTTCAGGATTTGGTGAAAGTTTATGGTTAAATGCTGCCGAAATTGAAAACAAGGGTCTTGAATTTACGTGGACTTCTAAAAATATTGTAGGAGACGATTTTTCTTGGACAACTACATTTAACATTGCACACAATGCTAATAAATTAATTAGCCTAGGTGGTGTAAGTCCAGATTTATTAGAAGGCGGATTTAATGATACCCGTGTTATTGAAGGACAACCTATTGGTACAAATTATTTGGTTCGTTTTGCAAGGGTAGATCCTACTGATGGATTGCCCATATTTTTAGATAAGGCAGGTAATGAAACCAAAACCTTCGATTTAGCGAACAGAGTATCCGCGGGTTCTGTTATTCCAGATGCTACAGGTGGGTTTGGTAATAAATTCAAGTTCAAAAACTGGGGCTTAGATACCGATTTTGTATTTACCATTGGAGGTAATATTTATGACAGTTTTGCCAAAAGAGCTTTAGGGACATTTATTGATGGTGATAATTCATCAAACGTGAGAACTGATATATATGACAGATGGAGAAACCCTGGGGATGTTACAGAACAACCTAGACTTTTTTACGATAACAACGAAGTAAGTGGCCTTTCTGGTGTATGGCAATATAATCACACGGGGTATTTATATGATGCTTCTTATTTAAGATTAAGAAATGTAACACTTAATTATACATTACCAGCCGAGTTTTTAAAAGGTACAGGCATAAGCTCATTAAAATTTGCTTTAACTGGATCAAACTTATTTACTTGGACTAAGTTTCCTGGTGGTGATCCTGAAATTGCAAGAGATTTCCAGTTTCAAAGGGATAGAAATTTATCGCCAAATGTATCGTATTTAAGTATTCCACAGGCGAAATCATTCACATTTAACATTAATGCAACTTTTTAA
- a CDS encoding RagB/SusD family nutrient uptake outer membrane protein — MNLKLILALFFSISLFVSCDLEELPENVDIVGPTNLADLEALLNAGYNELGWPLGGNAQLYAEINGDNIDGPVGINSDETEIYNRSTSFFNNTIRDNMYRGFYRIVLDANVVLGQIENNLDALGLSATDARVKEMKGEALLLRSIALFEVSRFMSHSPGYSADNSHLGIQYIVSVDNSIGQKRGTVAENYASLISDLKEAESLLNTTNSKNQNYANKSAAEAYLAKVFFQAGFGPDIDAAGSNYEQAFSYANSALTSTSAVFDVNLYQGGATGTERFAGNLVDNNNTESPNVETIFGIVSESTANSKGGTFGRYRSDLAVSNTTIRIMQDLYNAIPSTDKRKALLEQTDGEYFLNKFNKGILHVPLAHYTELLLIRAEAAAETSSLPQAETDINLILNRAGLSTISGLSKAQLITLIRDQRRIELLGEGNRVNDLKRIGVSETSLTIRNAPWNCNGMLFQFPATEVFTGFIQNPTGGCN, encoded by the coding sequence ATGAATTTAAAATTAATACTAGCGTTGTTTTTCTCTATATCATTATTTGTTTCTTGTGATTTAGAAGAACTTCCTGAAAATGTAGACATAGTTGGCCCTACAAATCTAGCCGATTTAGAAGCGTTATTAAACGCAGGATATAACGAATTAGGTTGGCCTTTAGGCGGAAATGCTCAACTTTACGCCGAAATTAATGGTGATAACATAGATGGCCCTGTTGGAATAAACTCCGATGAAACCGAAATTTATAATAGAAGTACATCATTCTTTAATAATACCATTCGAGATAATATGTACCGTGGTTTTTACCGCATTGTTTTAGATGCCAATGTTGTATTAGGACAGATTGAAAATAATTTGGACGCTTTAGGTTTGTCTGCTACCGATGCTAGAGTGAAAGAAATGAAAGGAGAAGCGCTTCTTTTAAGAAGTATAGCACTATTTGAAGTTTCGAGATTTATGTCGCACTCCCCTGGTTATAGCGCCGATAATTCGCATTTAGGTATTCAATATATCGTTTCGGTAGACAATTCTATTGGTCAGAAAAGAGGCACTGTAGCTGAAAATTATGCGAGCCTAATTAGTGATTTGAAAGAGGCTGAAAGCTTATTAAATACTACTAACTCAAAAAACCAGAATTATGCTAATAAATCTGCAGCAGAAGCTTATTTAGCTAAAGTGTTTTTTCAAGCAGGATTTGGACCTGATATTGACGCGGCTGGATCCAATTATGAACAAGCTTTTAGTTATGCAAACAGTGCACTAACAAGCACCTCTGCCGTTTTTGATGTTAATTTGTATCAAGGTGGTGCTACAGGTACAGAACGTTTTGCAGGAAATTTGGTTGATAATAACAATACGGAATCTCCAAATGTTGAAACAATTTTCGGAATCGTTTCAGAATCTACTGCAAATAGCAAAGGGGGCACTTTTGGTAGGTATCGTTCGGATTTAGCAGTTTCTAATACGACTATTAGAATTATGCAAGATTTATATAATGCTATTCCTTCAACAGACAAAAGAAAAGCACTGCTTGAACAAACAGATGGTGAATATTTCTTAAATAAATTTAATAAAGGAATTTTACATGTTCCATTGGCTCATTATACAGAATTACTTTTAATTAGAGCAGAAGCCGCTGCAGAAACCAGTAGTCTTCCTCAAGCTGAAACTGATATTAATTTAATTTTAAATAGAGCGGGGCTTTCAACTATTTCTGGACTTTCAAAAGCACAATTAATAACTTTAATAAGAGATCAAAGACGCATCGAATTACTTGGTGAAGGAAACAGAGTTAACGACTTAAAAAGAATTGGTGTTAGTGAAACTTCACTTACTATAAGAAATGCACCCTGGAATTGTAATGGTATGTTATTTCAATTTCCAGCAACTGAAGTATTTACAGGATTTATTCAAAACCCAACTGGTGGTTGTAACTAA
- a CDS encoding DUF5004 domain-containing protein, translating to MKIIKYSFLISLLVMFTQCSPDNEGTFGDTVDRSEQIMGTWVIESASQVDLDAEKKSFPDFATKIDITNAIAGMPFSDFTLKIDNSSLTTTIGNSPMMYVITEGTGTWAWITSDAINLVNQQLGMNASSGIETQINGENVTFYIRTYSEISGDAPKLSLNYERFDSDNNPVTRYEYILAKQ from the coding sequence ATGAAAATAATTAAATACAGCTTTTTAATAAGTTTATTAGTCATGTTCACCCAATGCAGTCCAGATAATGAAGGCACTTTTGGTGATACTGTAGATAGAAGTGAGCAAATAATGGGTACTTGGGTTATAGAAAGTGCAAGTCAAGTTGACTTAGATGCTGAAAAGAAAAGTTTTCCAGATTTTGCCACCAAAATAGATATTACCAATGCTATTGCTGGTATGCCATTTTCTGATTTTACTTTGAAAATAGATAATAGTTCTTTAACAACTACTATTGGAAATTCTCCAATGATGTATGTGATAACTGAAGGTACAGGAACTTGGGCTTGGATTACTAGTGATGCGATTAATCTAGTAAATCAACAATTAGGAATGAATGCATCCTCTGGAATAGAAACCCAAATTAATGGTGAAAATGTTACTTTTTATATTCGAACTTATTCTGAGATTTCTGGAGATGCACCTAAATTATCATTGAATTATGAAAGGTTCGATTCCGATAACAACCCTGTTACCCGATACGAATACATATTAGCTAAACAATAA
- a CDS encoding SusF/SusE family outer membrane protein, translated as MKNILYKISIILLVFSVSCTEDVEFSSDTEALNDFSIAEGSASNYVLNSGTPENTIELNWNKAIPGVSKTPTYKVLFFKAGLETPEFVSFPSNNDGKDNMLTITFANIDEALSAAGYEAGETAELQWQVVATNGDVEVSTSKNNIEFVRFSTNGIKNFNLLLPSNNKVIKADIYGEPNGEVTFSWEAAATTTGSGTIVYTLLFDELGGNFSDPLKSFPIASGTSFTMTNTQIGEEFADAKHVIWTVNAKISDDVSELKAEKQFLNWDVFVINELYLVGSHNGWNNATAHAFKSNGKGGFELQIDLSANDEFKFLPTLGTYDGDWGEDPSNPGKLIQNGEQNLKVLNTSTYIITVDFPTLSITVKEFTAPDNLFMVGSINGWNNATALPFYNDGNGVFSLTYTFSVNDEFKFLPTLGTYDGDWGEDPDNAGGLIQDGEQNIKITTAGKYVVIVDFNKQTIKVTAINNLYSVGSQNSWNNADATQKFNTTGNGVFVRVQTFEAGAEFKLLPESGTYDGDWGKDPDNAGKLVQDGESNIPVAVAGTYMINVDFNTLSYTVTQIPDNLFLVGSPVGWNASNAISFTKLSQGVFELSTALTASDEFKFLPTLGAFDNDWGASKKYNDMIIRDDENNIASPGTGTYTITVNFNKGTYIIN; from the coding sequence ATGAAAAATATACTTTACAAAATATCAATAATTCTTCTAGTATTTTCTGTATCCTGTACAGAGGATGTAGAATTTAGCTCGGATACTGAAGCTTTAAATGATTTTAGTATAGCTGAAGGTAGCGCTTCAAATTATGTATTAAATTCTGGAACTCCAGAAAACACCATTGAACTTAATTGGAATAAAGCCATACCTGGAGTTTCAAAAACACCCACTTATAAAGTTTTATTCTTTAAAGCAGGTTTAGAGACTCCTGAATTTGTGAGTTTTCCATCGAATAATGATGGCAAAGACAACATGCTAACCATAACCTTTGCAAATATTGATGAAGCATTAAGTGCTGCCGGTTATGAGGCTGGAGAAACTGCCGAATTACAATGGCAGGTGGTGGCAACAAATGGAGATGTAGAGGTTTCAACAAGTAAGAATAATATTGAATTTGTTAGATTCTCAACCAATGGAATTAAAAACTTCAATTTATTGTTACCTAGCAATAACAAAGTTATTAAAGCAGATATTTATGGTGAACCAAATGGAGAAGTTACTTTTTCATGGGAAGCAGCTGCAACAACCACTGGAAGCGGAACTATAGTTTATACCTTATTGTTTGATGAATTAGGAGGCAACTTTTCAGATCCTTTAAAATCATTTCCTATAGCTTCAGGAACTTCTTTTACAATGACTAATACTCAAATAGGTGAAGAATTTGCAGATGCCAAGCATGTGATATGGACTGTTAATGCTAAAATTAGTGATGATGTTTCAGAATTAAAGGCTGAAAAACAATTTTTAAATTGGGATGTCTTTGTTATCAATGAATTATACTTAGTAGGAAGCCATAATGGTTGGAATAACGCCACAGCCCATGCTTTTAAGAGTAATGGAAAGGGCGGTTTTGAATTGCAAATAGACCTATCTGCTAATGATGAGTTTAAGTTTCTACCTACTTTAGGGACTTATGATGGCGATTGGGGTGAAGACCCTAGTAATCCGGGTAAATTAATCCAAAATGGAGAACAAAATTTAAAAGTTTTAAATACATCAACCTATATCATTACTGTAGATTTTCCAACGCTTTCAATAACAGTTAAAGAATTTACAGCACCAGATAACTTATTTATGGTTGGCTCTATTAATGGATGGAATAATGCTACGGCACTTCCATTTTATAATGATGGTAATGGTGTGTTCTCGCTTACTTATACTTTTAGTGTTAATGACGAATTTAAATTCTTACCAACACTCGGTACCTACGATGGTGATTGGGGAGAAGACCCTGATAATGCTGGAGGCTTAATTCAAGATGGAGAACAAAATATTAAAATAACTACCGCTGGAAAATATGTGGTGATTGTTGATTTTAATAAGCAGACCATAAAAGTAACAGCGATAAATAATTTATATTCCGTAGGATCTCAAAATAGTTGGAATAATGCTGATGCTACGCAAAAGTTTAATACAACAGGGAACGGCGTATTTGTAAGAGTTCAAACCTTTGAAGCGGGTGCAGAATTTAAACTATTACCAGAATCTGGCACTTATGATGGCGATTGGGGTAAAGATCCTGATAATGCAGGGAAATTGGTTCAAGATGGTGAAAGTAATATTCCCGTTGCAGTAGCGGGCACTTATATGATTAATGTCGATTTTAATACGTTGTCTTACACGGTTACTCAAATACCAGACAACCTATTTTTAGTGGGTTCTCCTGTTGGATGGAACGCTAGTAATGCTATTTCTTTTACTAAGTTGTCTCAAGGGGTTTTTGAACTTTCAACGGCATTAACAGCATCCGATGAATTTAAGTTTTTACCTACTTTGGGGGCTTTTGATAATGATTGGGGAGCAAGTAAAAAATACAATGATATGATTATAAGAGATGATGAAAACAACATAGCGTCTCCTGGAACTGGAACATACACCATAACTGTAAATTTTAACAAAGGAACTTACATTATAAATTAA